One genomic window of Clostridioides sp. ES-S-0054-01 includes the following:
- a CDS encoding ATP-binding protein, with protein MESCDKIGKVIESTPNLISVIIDEDNILEDNKDVLQIGKYIKIREGNSNFLIGTIQNIKLTEGNDKSSKYIVQIQPIGALNDEGEFSQGGLRLPSPTEEAYLMKDEELQNIFSKNEQFSFKFGVLSQNKGINMYIDGNKFFGKHIGIVGSTGSGKSCTVAKILQDVVGINNNCNMYKTEQKNSHIIIFDIHDEYKKAFTLSKDQAFNLNVLNVDTLKLPYWLMNSEELEALFIESGEKNSHNQISQFKNAVIKNKIKHNPSLDQSRITYDTPIYFDINEVYNYIYNMNNEVINKKANEEHLPQLQCGTLISDRIEYFDSKKSFIQSSTAAATKASNGPFNGEFERFISRLETKLSDKRLDFLLKPYKDSSNGEMYKSNDFKEILKQFLGYLNSSNITIIDLSGIPFEVLSITISLISRLVFDFAFHYSKIKHSMESKNDIPFMIVYEEAHNYIPKQGGSEYKAAKKSIERIAKEGRKYGLSLMVVSQRPSEVSDTIFSQCNNFVALRLTNVNDQSYVKHILPNNTSSIADVLPTLSCGECLIVGDSIPLPSIVKLEKPNPEPESESIAFHKEWSKEWSNVNFEDVINRWRKEEL; from the coding sequence ATGGAATCATGTGATAAGATCGGAAAAGTAATTGAAAGTACACCTAATTTAATAAGTGTAATAATAGATGAAGATAATATACTTGAAGATAATAAAGATGTATTGCAAATAGGTAAATATATAAAGATAAGGGAAGGAAATAGTAATTTTTTAATAGGGACAATTCAAAATATAAAACTAACAGAAGGAAATGATAAAAGTAGTAAATATATAGTGCAAATCCAACCTATAGGAGCATTGAATGATGAAGGTGAATTTTCTCAAGGAGGGCTTAGACTTCCATCACCCACAGAAGAGGCCTACCTAATGAAAGATGAAGAATTACAAAATATATTTAGTAAGAATGAACAATTCTCTTTCAAGTTTGGAGTATTAAGCCAAAATAAAGGTATAAATATGTACATAGATGGAAATAAATTTTTTGGTAAGCATATTGGTATTGTAGGATCTACTGGTTCAGGAAAGTCATGTACAGTCGCAAAGATATTGCAAGATGTTGTAGGAATTAATAATAATTGTAATATGTATAAAACAGAACAAAAAAACTCGCATATAATAATATTTGATATACATGATGAGTATAAAAAAGCATTTACACTTTCAAAAGATCAAGCGTTTAATCTTAATGTGCTTAATGTAGATACATTAAAATTACCTTATTGGCTAATGAATTCAGAAGAATTAGAAGCTTTGTTTATAGAAAGTGGGGAAAAGAATTCACATAATCAAATATCTCAGTTTAAAAACGCTGTTATAAAAAATAAAATAAAGCATAATCCAAGTTTAGATCAATCTAGAATAACTTATGATACTCCTATATATTTTGATATAAATGAAGTGTATAACTATATATATAATATGAATAATGAAGTTATAAATAAAAAGGCTAATGAAGAACATCTACCTCAATTGCAATGTGGGACTTTAATTTCAGATAGAATTGAGTATTTTGATAGTAAAAAAAGTTTTATACAATCTAGTACAGCAGCAGCGACTAAAGCATCAAATGGACCTTTTAATGGAGAATTTGAAAGATTTATTTCAAGATTAGAAACTAAATTAAGTGATAAGAGATTAGATTTTTTACTTAAACCTTATAAAGATAGTTCTAATGGAGAAATGTATAAATCAAATGATTTTAAGGAAATTTTAAAGCAGTTTTTAGGTTATCTAAATTCATCAAATATTACTATTATTGATTTGAGTGGCATACCTTTTGAGGTATTAAGTATAACAATCAGTTTGATTTCAAGATTAGTATTTGATTTTGCATTTCATTATTCTAAAATAAAACATTCAATGGAATCTAAAAATGATATACCATTTATGATTGTATATGAAGAGGCTCATAATTATATACCAAAGCAAGGTGGAAGTGAATATAAAGCTGCTAAAAAGTCTATTGAGCGTATCGCAAAAGAGGGACGAAAGTATGGATTAAGTTTAATGGTTGTGAGCCAAAGACCATCAGAAGTATCAGATACAATATTCTCTCAATGTAATAATTTTGTTGCATTAAGATTAACAAATGTAAATGATCAAAGCTATGTAAAGCATATACTTCCTAATAATACAAGTTCTATAGCCGATGTTTTACCTACATTGTCATGTGGAGAATGTTTGATAGTTGGAGATTCTATACCATTGCCATCTATAGTAAAATTAGAAAAACCTAACCCAGAGCCAGAGTCAGAAAGTATCGCATTCCATAAGGAGTGGAGTAAAGAATGGAGCAATGTAAATTTCGAAGATGTAATTAATAGATGGAGAAAAGAAGAACTATAA
- a CDS encoding DUF3990 domain-containing protein, translated as MKKSCNVKIFDSYNLEWLDFILECRNMSDVYMKYDVIIGGIADDKIYNIVRKAHSFRCGMDSTNSV; from the coding sequence ATTAAAAAAAGCTGTAATGTAAAAATATTCGATAGTTATAATTTAGAATGGCTTGACTTTATATTAGAATGTAGAAATATGAGTGATGTATATATGAAATATGATGTTATAATAGGTGGCATTGCTGATGATAAAATTTACAACATAGTGCGGAAAGCCCACTCATTTAGGTGTGGGATGGATAGCACAAATAGTGTATAA
- a CDS encoding DUF3791 domain-containing protein, with product MDERKLEFSIFCIEALAEKLNIDSEEVYKLLKHDTDILDNYIIPCYEALHSQSKSYIVEDLIQVLKEKGVM from the coding sequence ATGGATGAAAGAAAATTAGAATTTTCTATTTTTTGCATTGAAGCTTTAGCAGAAAAATTGAATATAGATTCAGAAGAAGTTTATAAACTTCTTAAACATGATACTGATATTTTAGATAACTATATAATACCTTGCTATGAAGCACTACATTCTCAAAGTAAAAGTTATATAGTGGAAGATTTAATACAAGTGCTTAAAGAAAAGGGAGTGATGTAA
- a CDS encoding helix-turn-helix transcriptional regulator, with protein MQIGKNLKKIRKQKELTQIQLAEISGISRNALINYENDKRIPSIDTLSKLAKALKIEKTIFYFDIENEVMTNEDILYFLQSLFPEEYYSFDEFLNAISNLMEDNDIRITSSLLLGAWSDKDQYYKLGEKLELNENQVYNWILSDCISNTELDFSLHPDDIKEIIKNDVLTKQSIDELLDIGLSEENIEIIYDYFSDSTDNGSNIRLKKLISQKENITIKNNDYFKLLQENNELKEKNEKLENTLKEIKKLLTKI; from the coding sequence TTGCAAATTGGAAAAAACTTAAAAAAGATAAGAAAACAAAAAGAACTAACACAGATTCAACTTGCTGAAATTAGTGGCATCTCAAGAAATGCTCTAATAAATTATGAAAATGATAAAAGAATACCTAGTATAGATACCTTATCAAAACTCGCTAAAGCTTTGAAAATTGAAAAGACTATCTTTTATTTTGATATTGAAAATGAAGTAATGACTAATGAAGATATTTTATACTTTTTACAGTCTTTATTCCCAGAAGAATACTATTCTTTTGATGAATTTTTAAATGCTATTTCAAATCTTATGGAAGATAATGATATTAGGATTACCTCAAGTTTATTGCTAGGTGCTTGGTCTGATAAAGACCAATATTATAAACTTGGTGAAAAATTAGAACTAAATGAAAATCAAGTTTATAATTGGATACTTTCAGATTGTATATCTAATACTGAATTAGATTTTTCATTACATCCTGATGATATAAAAGAAATTATTAAAAATGATGTTCTTACAAAACAATCAATTGATGAATTATTAGATATTGGTCTATCAGAAGAAAATATAGAAATAATTTATGATTACTTTAGTGACTCAACAGATAATGGAAGTAATATTCGACTAAAAAAATTAATATCTCAAAAAGAAAATATTACTATTAAAAATAATGATTACTTTAAATTATTACAAGAAAATAACGAATTAAAGGAAAAAAATGAAAAGCTTGAAAATACACTTAAAGAAATAAAAAAACTACTAACTAAAATATAA
- a CDS encoding DEAD/DEAH box helicase, whose translation MLERLAKDAYNSEYLWELYKKLTNLFLKSIFSGEEYEVTQKELVDSLRFSDIFSNSHEENMRNLSYRIVSLLYDRYKNNDIYITYSNAILKKLNNFPALKNTPDRELPIERELEFFINKERLKSPIENEYFLPIQYNIYKNMVNKQSLSFSGPTSMGKSFVIKQFILGEILKGTLKNFCIIVPTRALIKQYVIDLNKDLKKINGNKYKVVTNSNILEYLTPSEDKYIFVLTPERLNILLFNRNKVNIDYLIVDEAHKVFDNDTRALTYYSSIDTCMSINKNISVFFSSPLIKNPEIFKYSYKKINFKNYRTDESPVTQNLFYVDMNEKKVDVIDNLYKDIDISTVIDTGNINCLYHHIGRGYNNIIYLSSKAKSIEYAMDFYRYVCLNNIDTLSHEESKEIENACEMIKENIHKDYDLIKFLRRGIAYHFGKLPSIVRESIEDLFKRGTIKYLFCTNTLLEGVNLPAKNIFIMANYIGNSKMKGLDFWNLAGRAGRLGYEYYGNVFCINDYNRQHAWRDKGILYNKEKIEINDNLDNVLKKNKEKIEKNIQSNELSLDFSKDDNYNNYLSNIIKIDNMVDKGSAILEKAKLNNLELKHEDIDKDINYDIVNSAKSIDYKIQMSLYKEDNLKPLSSNINYKNCYETLMLMHDKYRWDIKEKRLKNKKTLAYIATLMNLWMNGMPLNIIINSSIEHKSKNNSNIEIDHNHYKRFNKDDIKHINILINSIITDLEDILRYDLEKYFNHYYSILIDKYGIDLCGSNWSLYLEFGTRDPKNIILQNAGFSRYASSLLIKDYNKYLMFKGNIFEGIKKDILSHETKNRLSLFNEIKNSSYIIV comes from the coding sequence ATGTTAGAACGATTAGCTAAAGATGCATACAATAGTGAATACCTTTGGGAGTTATATAAAAAGTTAACTAATTTATTCTTAAAAAGTATTTTTAGTGGAGAAGAATATGAAGTTACACAAAAAGAGCTTGTAGATTCGCTTAGATTTTCTGATATATTTTCAAACTCACATGAAGAAAATATGAGAAACCTATCGTATAGAATAGTTAGTCTATTATATGATAGATATAAAAATAATGACATATATATAACTTATTCTAATGCAATATTGAAAAAGCTAAATAACTTTCCAGCGTTAAAAAATACGCCAGATAGAGAACTACCAATTGAAAGAGAATTAGAATTTTTTATAAATAAAGAAAGACTTAAATCTCCAATAGAAAACGAATATTTTCTACCGATACAATATAATATTTATAAAAATATGGTAAATAAACAATCATTAAGTTTCTCAGGTCCGACATCTATGGGAAAATCATTTGTAATAAAGCAATTCATACTAGGTGAAATTTTAAAAGGAACATTAAAGAACTTCTGTATAATAGTTCCAACTAGAGCATTAATAAAACAATATGTAATAGATTTAAACAAAGATTTAAAAAAAATAAATGGTAATAAATATAAGGTAGTTACTAATTCTAACATATTAGAATATCTAACACCAAGTGAGGATAAATATATATTTGTATTAACACCAGAGCGATTAAATATATTACTATTTAATCGCAATAAAGTTAATATAGATTATTTAATTGTAGATGAAGCTCATAAAGTATTTGATAATGATACTAGAGCATTGACCTATTATAGTAGCATAGATACATGTATGTCTATAAATAAAAATATAAGTGTATTCTTTTCATCACCATTAATAAAAAATCCAGAGATATTTAAGTATTCATATAAAAAAATTAACTTTAAGAATTATAGAACGGATGAATCACCTGTGACACAGAACTTATTCTATGTAGATATGAATGAAAAAAAAGTAGATGTGATAGATAACTTATATAAAGATATTGATATAAGTACAGTAATTGATACTGGGAATATAAATTGCTTATATCATCATATAGGTAGAGGTTATAATAATATAATTTATTTAAGTAGTAAAGCTAAATCAATAGAATATGCTATGGATTTTTATAGATATGTATGTTTGAATAATATAGATACTCTATCACATGAAGAAAGTAAAGAAATAGAAAATGCATGTGAGATGATAAAAGAAAATATACATAAAGACTATGACTTAATAAAATTTCTAAGAAGGGGTATAGCTTATCACTTTGGAAAACTACCGAGCATAGTTAGAGAAAGTATAGAAGATTTATTTAAGAGAGGTACTATAAAGTACTTATTCTGTACTAATACTTTACTTGAAGGAGTTAATTTACCAGCTAAAAATATATTTATTATGGCAAATTATATAGGTAATTCTAAGATGAAAGGATTAGATTTTTGGAATCTTGCAGGACGGGCAGGTAGATTAGGGTATGAATATTATGGAAATGTATTTTGTATAAATGATTATAATAGGCAACATGCTTGGAGGGATAAAGGTATACTTTATAATAAAGAAAAAATAGAAATAAATGATAATCTAGATAATGTTTTAAAGAAAAATAAAGAAAAAATAGAAAAAAATATTCAAAGTAATGAGTTGAGTTTAGATTTCTCTAAGGATGATAACTATAATAACTATTTATCTAATATAATTAAGATTGATAATATGGTAGATAAAGGAAGTGCTATTTTAGAAAAGGCTAAGTTAAATAATTTAGAGCTTAAACATGAGGATATTGATAAAGATATAAATTATGATATAGTTAACTCAGCAAAAAGTATAGACTATAAAATACAGATGAGTTTGTATAAAGAAGATAACTTAAAACCACTTTCTAGTAATATAAATTATAAAAACTGTTATGAGACTCTAATGTTAATGCATGATAAGTATAGATGGGATATTAAAGAGAAACGTCTTAAAAATAAAAAAACATTAGCATATATAGCTACACTTATGAATTTATGGATGAATGGTATGCCATTAAATATAATAATTAATTCTAGTATAGAACACAAAAGTAAAAATAATTCTAATATAGAAATTGATCATAATCATTATAAGAGATTCAATAAAGATGATATAAAGCATATAAATATTTTAATAAATAGTATTATAACTGATTTAGAAGATATACTGAGATATGATTTAGAAAAGTACTTTAATCATTATTATAGTATACTAATCGATAAATATGGGATAGATTTATGTGGAAGTAACTGGTCTTTATACTTAGAATTTGGAACAAGGGATCCTAAGAATATAATATTACAGAACGCAGGATTTTCAAGATATGCAAGTAGCCTTTTAATAAAGGATTATAATAAATACTTGATGTTTAAAGGGAATATATTTGAAGGTATAAAAAAAGACATACTTAGTCATGAAACAAAGAATAGATTATCTTTATTTAATGAAATAAAGAACTCAAGCTATATAATAGTATAA
- a CDS encoding site-specific integrase produces the protein MATKRANGEGSIGKYKDGWRSRIMIGYNEDGKPIRKEFYGKTQKEVKDKLDAYKKQSYLSSDISDDKITLEHWFYNWLFEYRIKDLKPKSFERYESIYRNYIKDTDLGNVKLKNLRVSHIQKYYNRLLDSNKNIPTIRQINTKLKTCLSEAEKQGLIQRNYCTMVNIPVEKKENKLEILTLEQQKSFIKAIEGHKLEVLFLLALGTGLRLGELLGLKWFDIDFKKSNLTVKRTLQRTYFIDKTGNRELKVLEQEPKTSNSYRTVPIPKDVLNKLKEHKVNQNRDILKAGELYRNDNYVFCNELGIPIDDKRPLRNLKSILNNLSIEPIKFHGLRKTYATRLFENDVPPKTVQVLMGHYDISITLNIYTQVMEDKKVEAVEKLDKIFSF, from the coding sequence ATGGCAACTAAAAGAGCTAATGGAGAAGGCTCTATCGGAAAATATAAAGATGGTTGGCGTTCCCGTATAATGATTGGTTACAATGAAGATGGGAAACCAATAAGAAAAGAATTTTATGGTAAGACTCAAAAAGAAGTTAAAGATAAATTAGATGCTTATAAAAAACAATCTTATTTAAGTTCTGATATTTCAGATGATAAAATAACTTTAGAACATTGGTTTTACAATTGGTTGTTTGAATATAGAATAAAAGATTTAAAACCCAAGTCATTTGAAAGATATGAAAGCATCTATCGTAATTATATTAAAGATACTGATTTAGGCAATGTTAAGTTAAAGAACTTAAGAGTATCTCACATTCAAAAATATTACAATAGATTGCTTGATTCCAATAAAAACATACCTACTATAAGACAAATAAACACTAAACTGAAAACCTGCTTATCAGAAGCTGAAAAACAAGGTCTTATACAACGTAATTATTGCACTATGGTAAATATACCAGTTGAAAAAAAGGAAAATAAACTTGAAATATTGACTCTTGAACAACAAAAGAGTTTTATAAAAGCTATAGAGGGTCATAAATTAGAGGTATTATTTTTACTTGCTCTTGGTACTGGACTTAGATTAGGAGAATTATTAGGACTTAAATGGTTTGATATTGATTTTAAAAAGTCTAATTTAACAGTTAAAAGAACTCTTCAAAGAACATATTTTATAGATAAAACTGGAAATAGAGAGCTTAAAGTATTAGAACAAGAGCCAAAGACATCAAATTCTTACAGAACTGTGCCTATTCCAAAGGATGTCTTAAATAAATTGAAAGAACATAAAGTAAATCAAAATAGAGATATATTAAAGGCTGGAGAATTATATAGAAATGATAATTATGTATTTTGTAATGAATTAGGTATTCCTATAGATGATAAAAGACCTCTAAGGAATCTAAAGTCTATATTAAACAACTTAAGTATAGAGCCCATAAAATTTCATGGTCTTAGGAAAACTTATGCAACTAGACTTTTTGAGAATGATGTCCCTCCTAAAACTGTACAAGTTTTAATGGGTCATTATGATATATCAATAACTTTAAATATATATACTCAAGTTATGGAAGATAAGAAAGTTGAAGCTGTAGAAAAATTGGATAAAATATTTTCATTTTAG
- a CDS encoding Fic family protein has product MNKSYIPKYIYKFPTNLPHGDKKYTLTYIRRMISEFVYDMGNLENNPFTFPEVQTLLDGITVGGHKLSDQNQILNIKSSWDYIIKLSNKENLSLNKDTICSIHKIVAKDEALIVGDFRNGNIGIAGTTQYECIEATLLNDLFISDINIIDKITNPLEKSIIINLWLSYCQFFYDGNKRTARLTSNLILISNDIGVLSIPAKHKQEYNTLMLNFYETLEADEVIKFLLEKCITFFDGYNYKSYKELFKNGN; this is encoded by the coding sequence ATGAATAAATCATATATACCAAAATACATATATAAATTCCCTACTAACCTACCTCATGGAGATAAAAAATATACTTTAACATACATTAGAAGAATGATAAGTGAATTTGTGTATGATATGGGTAACCTAGAAAATAACCCATTTACATTCCCAGAAGTACAAACATTACTTGATGGTATAACAGTAGGTGGACATAAATTAAGTGACCAAAATCAAATACTAAATATAAAATCATCATGGGATTATATAATAAAATTAAGTAACAAAGAAAACTTATCTTTAAATAAAGATACAATTTGCTCTATACATAAAATAGTTGCAAAAGATGAAGCTCTAATTGTTGGAGATTTCAGAAATGGTAATATAGGTATAGCTGGTACTACTCAATATGAGTGCATAGAAGCCACTTTATTAAATGACTTATTCATAAGTGACATAAATATCATAGATAAAATAACAAACCCCTTAGAAAAGTCTATAATAATAAATTTATGGTTGTCCTATTGTCAATTCTTCTATGATGGTAACAAAAGAACTGCTAGACTTACTTCAAACCTAATACTTATAAGTAATGATATAGGAGTTCTATCAATACCAGCTAAACATAAACAAGAGTACAACACATTAATGCTAAACTTCTATGAAACACTAGAAGCTGATGAAGTTATAAAATTCTTATTAGAAAAATGTATTACATTCTTTGATGGGTATAATTATAAATCATATAAGGAGCTGTTTAAAAATGGCAACTAA
- a CDS encoding helix-turn-helix transcriptional regulator produces the protein MEINLKIFRIKKGLKQQELADRVGISRYYLSNLETGKANNPSNDLMIKLSRALDTTVEELFFSKEE, from the coding sequence ATGGAAATCAATTTAAAAATATTTAGGATTAAAAAAGGTTTAAAGCAACAAGAACTGGCAGATAGAGTTGGTATATCAAGATATTATTTGTCAAATCTGGAAACAGGTAAGGCTAATAATCCAAGCAATGATTTGATGATTAAACTATCTAGAGCTTTAGATACAACAGTAGAAGAATTATTTTTTAGTAAGGAGGAGTAA
- a CDS encoding DUF3990 domain-containing protein codes for MIVYHGSYCVVKTPNIIFSRDSLDFGKGFYLTSIKTQAIN; via the coding sequence ATGATTGTATATCATGGTTCATACTGTGTGGTGAAAACGCCTAATATTATCTTCTCAAGAGATTCTTTAGATTTTGGAAAAGGATTCTATTTAACTAGTATAAAAACACAGGCAATTAACTAG
- a CDS encoding DUF1837 domain-containing protein: MGEPKLYVDDSFLHIFDKLLSLNDPSFCNINLFSIKIKNKDFDYNLLSEDLTNRLITFCTSSKSYNEMKEQNKIGALSKLSRKSFREYVKVKRPQGDYINTRTKDGEIGELILYAFLESHLNAPKILTKMRLKTSTNDAVKRSDGIHLLKVDDGYFELIYGESKLNESLNTGIQEAFKSIHEFKNREDNNIDDEFLFLVNNIESELLNDEYEYVKNILIPSKDNIEHDVSFGIFVGFDIKIPDSLQEKRQREFRDQFKEHIKDKIIKKVTSIRAKIDELNLDEHNFYIYFVPFIDLNKVKVEILDSILE; the protein is encoded by the coding sequence ATGGGGGAACCAAAACTATATGTAGATGATAGCTTTTTGCACATTTTTGATAAGTTATTAAGCTTAAATGATCCTAGTTTTTGTAATATAAATTTATTTTCTATAAAGATTAAAAATAAAGATTTTGATTATAATTTACTAAGTGAAGACTTGACTAATAGACTAATAACATTCTGTACAAGTTCTAAATCATATAATGAAATGAAAGAACAAAATAAGATAGGAGCATTAAGTAAACTATCGAGAAAATCATTTCGAGAGTATGTAAAGGTTAAAAGGCCTCAAGGTGATTATATAAATACTAGAACAAAAGATGGAGAGATAGGAGAATTAATACTATATGCATTTTTAGAATCACATTTAAATGCACCTAAGATATTAACTAAAATGAGACTGAAAACATCTACAAATGATGCAGTGAAGAGATCTGATGGGATACACTTATTAAAAGTAGATGATGGATACTTTGAATTGATATATGGAGAGTCAAAATTAAATGAAAGCCTAAATACAGGAATACAAGAAGCGTTTAAATCTATACATGAATTTAAAAATAGAGAAGACAACAATATAGATGATGAGTTTTTATTTTTAGTTAATAATATTGAATCAGAATTATTAAATGATGAATATGAATATGTAAAAAATATATTAATACCTAGTAAGGATAATATAGAACATGATGTATCTTTTGGAATTTTTGTAGGATTTGATATTAAAATACCTGATTCTCTTCAAGAGAAAAGGCAAAGAGAATTTAGAGATCAATTTAAAGAACATATAAAAGATAAAATAATAAAAAAAGTCACTAGTATTAGAGCAAAAATAGATGAATTGAATCTAGATGAGCACAATTTTTATATATATTTTGTACCTTTTATAGATTTAAATAAAGTAAAAGTAGAGATTTTAGACTCAATTTTAGAATAG
- a CDS encoding AAA family ATPase encodes MNNSNNLIKNTEAEQSILGSILLDSTIVEELEQMLNEDMFYHEEHKYIFNAIKEINKRNEVIDIITLTEELKRKGHLNNIGGISYITSLSTIVPTVSNFTSYVSIVIEKYKNRNIIDKFNKFSLGEIDDNTLIYQLENDINKANQKLIKKDSSITAISERAFEYINDEINEGIKTGIKFLDETIGGLYGGELTTIAAKSGRGKTALALQILRNVIFQGKKVLFISGEMSDIQILFRNIASLTGISVVKMKNRNLDDEEIVKYIQALSIINQENNLYINDSVNTVSGIKREIKNIKPSLVIIDYLQILDYEGKEVGEAKFADLSRQIKKITLDFNIPVIQLAQLNDELKGERPKGDRVMRNSKQIYMDSNSVIYIHRPTEKEALNYCKTIGIEDIRELRRREKGFGANLSEIIVAKNRDGESGFRPYWYIGNLFSFEECKKIQEI; translated from the coding sequence ATAAACAATTCAAACAACTTAATTAAAAATACAGAAGCAGAGCAATCTATATTAGGAAGCATTTTATTAGACTCAACAATAGTAGAAGAGTTAGAGCAAATGTTAAATGAAGACATGTTTTATCATGAGGAACATAAATACATATTTAATGCTATAAAAGAAATAAACAAGAGAAATGAAGTAATAGATATAATAACTCTTACAGAAGAATTAAAGAGAAAAGGTCATTTGAATAATATTGGAGGTATAAGCTATATCACTAGTTTGTCAACAATAGTTCCAACAGTATCAAATTTCACGAGTTATGTCAGTATAGTTATTGAAAAATATAAAAATAGAAATATAATTGATAAATTCAATAAATTCAGTCTTGGCGAAATAGATGATAATACTCTTATATATCAGTTAGAAAATGATATAAATAAAGCTAATCAAAAACTAATAAAAAAGGATTCAAGTATAACAGCAATATCAGAGAGAGCTTTCGAATATATAAATGATGAAATAAATGAAGGTATTAAGACTGGAATAAAGTTCTTAGATGAGACTATAGGAGGTTTATATGGGGGTGAACTAACTACAATAGCAGCTAAAAGTGGAAGGGGGAAAACGGCACTAGCTTTACAAATACTTAGAAATGTAATATTTCAAGGTAAGAAAGTACTTTTTATAAGTGGAGAAATGAGCGATATACAGATTTTGTTTAGAAATATAGCATCACTGACTGGAATATCAGTTGTAAAAATGAAAAATAGAAACTTAGATGATGAAGAAATAGTCAAATATATACAAGCTTTAAGCATAATAAATCAAGAAAATAATCTTTATATAAATGACTCTGTAAACACAGTATCAGGAATAAAGAGAGAAATAAAGAATATTAAGCCCAGTTTAGTAATAATTGATTATTTGCAAATTTTGGATTATGAAGGTAAAGAAGTAGGAGAAGCTAAATTCGCTGACTTATCAAGGCAAATAAAAAAGATTACTTTAGATTTTAATATACCAGTTATTCAGCTTGCTCAATTAAATGATGAATTGAAGGGTGAAAGACCTAAAGGGGATAGAGTAATGAGAAACTCAAAGCAGATATATATGGATTCTAATTCAGTTATATATATTCATAGACCTACAGAAAAAGAGGCTCTTAATTATTGTAAGACAATAGGAATTGAAGATATAAGAGAGCTGAGACGAAGAGAAAAAGGTTTTGGTGCTAATTTAAGTGAGATTATTGTTGCTAAAAATAGAGATGGTGAATCAGGATTTAGGCCATATTGGTATATAGGAAATTTATTTTCTTTTGAAGAATGTAAGAAGATACAAGAGATATAA
- a CDS encoding helix-turn-helix domain-containing protein: protein MMNNTIGEKIKQYRKSINMSRGELANKIGCSVHAIAKYEQNQRIPSLDMIRKISTALSTAINKLIVEENDLDTLTNNNINLKVFDKELDLVVHILENYGYDIKTDYKKKFEITDNADTIKPINLNFSDFKDFSKNLNWVINGLVENFIQENSNSLIEDEDEEY, encoded by the coding sequence ATGATGAATAATACAATCGGAGAAAAGATTAAACAATATAGGAAATCGATAAATATGTCAAGGGGTGAGCTAGCCAACAAGATTGGTTGTTCAGTTCATGCTATAGCTAAATATGAGCAAAATCAAAGAATACCTAGTCTAGATATGATAAGAAAAATATCTACCGCTTTATCAACTGCCATAAATAAACTCATTGTTGAAGAAAATGATTTAGATACTTTAACAAATAATAATATTAATTTAAAAGTATTTGATAAAGAGTTGGATTTAGTAGTTCACATATTAGAAAATTATGGTTATGATATAAAAACAGACTATAAAAAAAAGTTTGAAATTACAGATAATGCAGATACAATAAAACCAATTAACCTAAACTTCTCTGACTTCAAAGACTTCTCCAAAAATCTAAATTGGGTGATAAATGGTCTTGTTGAAAATTTTATACAAGAAAACTCTAATAGTCTTATTGAAGATGAGGATGAAGAATATTAA